A window from Montipora capricornis isolate CH-2021 chromosome 7, ASM3666992v2, whole genome shotgun sequence encodes these proteins:
- the LOC138055834 gene encoding melatonin receptor type 1A-like: MVSSSTIIADESPLYKELATRSISSTIGESFLYAFIFSVGTLGNVAMLLVLYKNHRLRNVTAYFVISLAISDIIMLDLCAPFSIGVLIVGDWIFGYLICQIQGFLVTWLACASLGTLALVAINRYFHIVKTSMYRVIFTSAKAKLIVLGGWIAALSAPLTYTAAGKDYVFQPGKFFCFFESTFSLLVLPVYIFIGISMVILIVCYLRVFKALKIHERTVAKNLWNGNTRKVSLSLEDIKVTKILFATVVGFIFCWTPILVLDVVDSFLGSGWELTRETYYMYTIFGISSSAINPIIYGVMNPSYRRAYLKLFGIHRVGRVDVEVPANVHDQPRTKTGERHLRELNNLSVN, encoded by the exons ATGGTTTCTTCTTCAACGATAATCGCAGACGAGTCCCCTCTTTATAAAGAACTCGCTACCCGCTCGATTTCCTCCACTATTGGCGAATCGTTTTTATACGCTTTTATCTTCTCCGTCGGCACTCTTGGTAACGTTGCAATGTTGTTGGTTTTGTATAAAAATCATCGACTTCGCAACGTTACAGCTTACTTTGTGATTTCCTTGGCCATATCTGATATCATCATGTTGGACCTCTGCGCACCATTTTCTATTGGTGTCCTAATCGTTGGAGATTGGATTTTTGGGTACCTTATTTGTCAGATCCAGGGATTCCTTGTTACGTGGTTAGCTTGCGCGTCGCTCGGCACCCTTGCTTTGGTAGCGATAAACCG GTATTTCCACATCGTTAAAACCTCTATGTATAGAGTCATTTTCACTTCAGCCAAAGCCAAACTTATAGTCCTTGGAGGCTGGATTGCAGCCTTATCAGCTCCTTTGACATACACCGCCGCTGGTAAGGATTACGTGTTTCAACCCGggaaattcttttgtttctttgagtCCACATTTTCATTGCTTGTTCTTCCCGTCTACATCTTCATCGGAATATCAATGGTGATTTTGATCGTTTGCTACCTAAGAGTTTTCAAAGCGCTTAAAATCCATGAGAGAACTGTGGCAAAGAATCTCTGGAACGGAAATACAAGGAAGGTCTCTCTCTCATTAGAGGAtattaaggtaacaaaaatctTGTTTGCAACCGTGGTTGGCTTTATCTTCTGCTGGACTCCAATTTTAGTCCTGGATGTTGTGGATAGCTTTCTCGGGTCGGGATGGGAATTGACCCGCGAAACCTATTACATGTATACTATATTTGGCATTTCCAGTTCAGCGATAAACCCCATCATTTACGGCGTCATGAATCCTTCTTATCGGAGAGCCTACTTAAAGTTGTTCGGAATTCATCGTGTGGGACGAGTAGACGTGGAAGTACCAGCGAATGTACACGATCAGCCAAGAACGAAGACTGGAGAAAGACATTTGCGGGAACTGAACAATTTGTCGGTCAACTGA